Genomic window (Daucus carota subsp. sativus chromosome 5, DH1 v3.0, whole genome shotgun sequence):
cactagaaactaaattagtCTGAAAACTAGAAACTAGTCCCTAACCAGCTACATAAATCACTTATTTGTATATCAGAAATCACTATCTTATATATGCAAAATCtgacaaatatagatatataaataaacatatatacaacGTATATCATCATCTTCAATCATACTACATTGATCAAACTCTTGGTATTATTATCAACTCATTCCACTGCTGCGTCGTCACTTGCAACCATGATTTGCCTATCATAGTTTATCATCATAACTTGCCACTACTAATGACTATCTACCATCACCACACACCTCATCCCGTCATTTGCTACCATCATGGACCGCCTACAattataattgatcatcaataatcgaccaCCAATATCAATCTtaagtaaattttctcaattattaaaaataaaaagtgatgaatttattatataaaataatgattaacaACATACAAACTAGTGATTTCTGTAATTATAAACTGTGATCGAAGGAGTGGTTTCTAATTTCTAGAATaagattggtttctatttgatcacttgcctatatatatattccagGAAAATGATTACATTGTTGtcaattattttcaacaaataATAATGACCGGcatgtaaaaattaattttataaattagctatttgatgtcttaaattataattttagcaAATAGTTTAAAAATCCACTCAGAGTCCTAGTCATTCCCCTCGGTGCAATCCACTTTTCATTCCtattaagtactccctccgtcccattttaattgacacttattccttttttgggacgtcccaaaaagaatgaacctattaaacttactatttttgaacactacttttcactattacacccactactttcttccactatctctattctataataatataaacactattacacccactactttcctccactatctcaaatctattattaaaattttgatgggtcccaccactttaccaacttttcaactaatttaatttcttttactacctttttcttaatctccgtgaaagtcaaagcagttcaatcttttcgggatggagggagtaatgacTAAGACATTGctcatttgatttttaatgattaGATATTTACTACACGCTATTTCCTACCGTTTTTATATTATCATTACGCTAATGGATCATGAATttaattctataataataagaagaagaagaaaaagaaacataaaTAGTGATTATCGTGAGAGTTGTTATTCAATATAGAGtgctattttttaaaaataaattttttgttattgagGAAACTCGTGGGACACCCTTGCAGATACTTTAATTGAGGGTTGTTTGACTTACTTTTAAAAAAGTGCTTATTAGTTGTTAGAAGTCATTTATAAGTAAAAAAGgtaacttttaatttatgtgttttgataattttatgatatttacaTCTTATTAGgtgtaaaaaatttaatataataataaaatattataaattatcttctaCAGTGATTAGGGATGGcagaaaaaaccgatccgaatggatacccgaccgtttcgacccgaatggatcttaccgaacccgatattttggatttggatttggatttggatttgatttttagacccgaacgagtttggatttggatttggatactaggtattccgtatcgaaacccgacccgaaatccgaatccgatccaaacccgatccaaacccgaaacccgaaaaaaaatccaaatatatatatatatatatatatatatatatatatatatatatatatatatgtatgtatatgtatatgtatatgtatatgtatatgtatactaatatattttttttcaattttaaatttactaaattttgtttatatatatatatgtagagtgtgaatgtgtatattcttgggttatagtgacttttttgtttaactaatgagttactttaaaatttcatactccatatagtggaaatttgtgtttagaaattattaaacacggttcaagattttattaatgtgtaatactttattgttaaagtagtttagttttaaatataatgaaatttaaggacgagcaaatcaaaaaataatatttttacaatactatataaatttcggaattcaggttttggataaacccgaacaaacccgaacccgatccgaaacccgtggatttggatttggatttgatatatgaaacccgattggatttggatttggatttggattttaaaaataatttggatttggatttggatatctcaaatatccgaaccgatccaacccgttgccatccctaacaGTGatcctatatattttttttgaagtcaaaatttcaaaaaaaataagtcatgataaaaattaagattttcaaCTTATCAATTTTGAAGTTAAAAGTTGACTTATAACTTTTTTACACAAAGATTAGCTGATCAAAAAGTTGACAAAGAAGCTTAAACATAggagaaaaattatatagaggCCATATATGGCCGACAAGTAAAACATGTTCTGcatagttttatttttgtaatattctacCTGGAGGATATGTTTGCATaatactatttttataattttctgctTGATCAACATATATGATTTTCAATATCTCCAATAAAAAAATGGTCTCCATTCCAATAAAAAAATGGCTTTTATAAAACTCAATCTCAGACAAAGTTAGTGTCTTTTTCGATAGTGTTTATTGTAAGATCTCGTGGCTTATAAATGAAAATCAATTTGTCATAATCATCACCCATGTCCAATATATCATCACCTATCTAGAACCCACTCTTACCCCACTCAATTCACCGGACCCACTAGAATCTCGCCACTTATCTAACCTTCATATTTCTTCTCCTATAGACTATTTACTTTCTCCACAACTAAATACTAATAAACCGtcaactaaatatatttatttataggaTGAAAACATTATTATCTATACACATTCATATCTCTATGCACCAACGATCAACAACCATCGCCCGATATCTCTATACAACATTGAAGTCAATCTGTAAATAAATTCATGTATTACTGAAAATACAAAGGATACcaagtaaatattttttctcTATGCTAACCAGTCAACCAACTTCTCCCCCtctcatttatttctttttattttcgtCACCttataaatattcctaaaatcTCCCATTTGACTTCACCACTTCACATTAATACCACCTATTTCTCTCTATATCCCCTGCCCATTGCACACATTTCATATACACAAAACTCTGTAGAATGGGCAACCGTGTCGGAAAACTCGGCCGCTGCTTCGCCGGAGATGTTTCGGGTAGGCACCGTGATGTTTATATCCACCCTACCCAACCGCTAGATGTGGACTTGGGCCATTCCTTCTGTTACATCAAACCAGGCTCATCAAATGTCTATTCAGACCAATTATCTCTGGTGCAGTTTCAAACAATCTCTGGCGCTTGCATTAGCGCCAACTCATACACACCTCTCACCACAACACTGAGTGATCCATTCTCATGCACGAGCACTGCTATTTTTGATAAAGCCTCTTCCTTCGAAAGCTCTCGGTCATTTGCATCTATTCCTCTGCAGCCTGTTTTCAATAATTCCAGTGCTGTTCTGGGTTCTGGGCCTATTGAAAGAGGATTCTTATCTGGCTCCATTGAGCGGAATTTTTCAGAGAGGAACCAGGCCAGTACTGATCACTTAACCAGGTCTAAGCCCAAGTGCATCATGAAGAGTTTGAAAAAAGCTATGTCAAAATCCAGTATATTGTCTGGGGGGAAAAGGGTGATTTCCTGTTCTGGTATTGGGAGTACCAGTAGTGATTTTTCGGGAAATGAAGTAACTGTGGTTGATGATGAGGAGGGTGCTGATGGTTTTCAGGATCAAAAGGTTGAATGGGCTCATGGGAAAGCAGGCGAAGATCGTGTGCACGTGGTTGTATCTGAAGAAAATGGATGGGTTTTTGTTGGGATTTATGATGGATTTAATGGGCCTGATGCTACTGAGTTTCTGCTTGGTAATCTTTATTCTAATGTCTATAAGGAGCTCAAAGGGTTATTATGGAATGAGAAATCTGAAAGTACTGCTGAAGGTGCATGTATCAATTCCAATAAAGCCTCATCAGGTTTTGCTAAATATGGTTCGAAAAGTGTAAAGCACTCAGATGTGCTAAAAGCACTTTCGCAGGCCCTGAGGAAAACAGAAGAGTCGTTTCTTGAGATAACTGATATGATGGTTAAGGATAATCCAGAGGTAGCTTTGATGGGTTCTTGTGTTTTGGTGATGCTAATGAAAGGCGATGATGTTTACTTGATGAATGTTGGGGATAGCAGAGCCGTTTTAGGCCAAAAGCTTCATTTGGAACGGATTGACGAGAAGAAATCTACTGATCTTGAGATTTTCAAATTTGATGCATTCAGTAGTGTTTCAAGCTTGGCTGCTTTACAGTTAACCTTTGATCATTGCACATCAGTGCAAGAGGTAACTTGTTACAAGTTTCAAACCAACCATGTTCCTTTTTATGTTTGATACTGCAGTATCagaagcttaattaattaattacatgaattcataaaatttcagGAAGTTAAGAGGATCAAAAGAGAGCACCGGGATGACTCTTCAGCCATAGTCAAGAATCGGGTGAAAGGTTCTCTCAACGTTACTCGAGCATTTGGAGCTGGTTTTCTCAAACAGGTATCTTATGTTCTGAAAAGCAAATTGTATTCACATAAGCAACTTAAACTGATTCCTTGACATTGCTTCTATTCAAGTAGGGATAATTTGCTAATTAATTTCTTATAAACTGTGCAGCCTAAATGGAACAATGCACTACTGGAAATGTTTAGAATCGATTATGTAGGGAATTCTCCTTACCTAAGCTGCTCACCATCGCTTCGTTACCATAAACTTGGTCCGAAGGACAGATTCCTGATTTTATCTTCAGACGGGCTTTACCAGTACTTCACGAATGAACAAGCTGTTGCACAAGTTGAAGTGTTCATGTCCTTGTTTCCTGAGGGAGACCCTGCACAGCATCTGGTTGAGGAAGTACTAATTCGAGCTGCTAAAAAAGCTGGTAATCAAGCAAAAGATCATACAGCATCTTGTGCACTTTAATTATATGCATGACCCCCAATTTCTAAGTTTACTGAATGATGTATATTTCATGGCAGGATTAAGGTTCAATGAGTTGCTTAATATTCTACAAGAAGACAGAAGAAAGTATCATGATGATGTTTCGGTTATTGTCATTTCATTTGAAGGAAGGATTTGGCGTTCAGCAGTTTGAGAGGAGATATACATCTGCCTAGCAGGAGATACAGAATTAGTTAAAGAGAGTCCATAAATAAATGGCTACATAGCTAGACATTGATTTGAACTGCAATTGTGAAGATAATTACTCCAAatagtttattttaataatgttcAAACATGCCTTTTGTGTCTTTGAAGGCCTGGAGAACTCCATGTTTGTATTCACAAATTAAGAAAACCTACAATTCTTGAACAGTAATTgttgtttcaaaattatatttccgTCTTTGTGCTTGAATATGCtgtatgatttataaaataatgccATGTTGGCATCTTGCTGATAGATTTAAATGTATAAAAACATTCTCTTATTTGTGTGTGAATgtataattgaaaatttattatttacaatttaatttttaacaaattagTAATTTGATATTGTTGATTGCCCCATTGTTTTGTGAAACGATTTCTATGATTATGTATTGAGGTTTGATTAAATGTTATTAATcgattgattatatatttttttagatatttagtttttatatgaGTAGTAGAAAGAGTAAACATTTTTATCATCAATCtacaactattttttttaatattaatatgtgtgaaatcatttgtattaatttgaaacaaatactTTATTGTTCCAAAATTATTTATCCGTCTTTGTGCATGAATATGCTGTATAATTCGTAAATTGTGAATCCTGCAATGGTTTCGCCAAATAATTTCATATCGACATGTTGCCGATAAATTAAATTTCACCTTATAAAAACATTATCGAATTGGTGTATGTGTATCTCTACACAGACTTCAGCATTTCAAATACGTAAATAACAAAGTTTTCCCTGATGGCCTAGGCCCTAATATAATTTTGTAGCaggaaagaaaaacttaaaatagaCTAGTGTAAAACAAAAGTTATGAAAAGTAATTAAACCGTTCAGTTCTGGTATGTATCAGCTTATTAGGTCAGATGTTGGGGGTGGGAATGTAGTTTTCTAGAGGCATGAATCCTGATAGTATGACAACAATATATGCTTAATGTTTGCATATTTGGCCAAACCTACATTAAGTACCCAAAGAGTATTAAttgctaaaaaaattcaaattcaaatcaaGTGTATAATGTCGGCTGGACCGTCCATGGATTTTATCATCAACTTGATGAATTATGCAATATATGATCAGTTTCATttcacattaataataatatgactatatatgcacataaataatacaattaaaattagtcatctCTCTCTcaagttatttgaaaaaaataatgaagaacaTACCATTTACTATATATACTTCATTACTTTATTCGTACAGAGCTTGCTCGAAAATTCCATAACATATATGGGACATTTAACTCGGGTTATTAAACACACACACCAAGACCCtgctctcaaatatacacacatatactgTATATGGAAAATTGTAGATGATGACTGTCAGCAGGTAAACATATGAGTCAACAGAGTATGTGTTCATCTGACCTCGTGTTTGTTTCCAGGTGAGAGTTGTGGCGGATGGGAGATGGGGGGTTTCTATGATGAAATCCTTAGTGTAAAAAACCCTGTGCAGATACAAAATGACGATATTTTTCATGAATTAGGTTTATGATAAATGAGGGCACCAGCATTAGGGGTGAAAATAAACCCGTTCAACCCgctaacccaacccaaaccgaccTTTTTTTAGGCCGATTAACCCGACCCGTTCAAAACCGAAAAATAAAtgggttaatttttaaaaaacccgattaagttgggttgggtcagggttttacagattttaaccctgaactaacccaacccaacccgattatacatatatatatgtatatatatacatatatatatatatgtatatatatacatatatataatatttacatacctattttacatttttttagtttatctcAATCAATCTTTAACCTAATTTGATTTATCTAGGGTGTGTCTATACATTTACAACAgcaatatgaataattttaaatatctcgataactataaaatgtaaatgatgACTTTTGGAATTTGAACATGATTAATGATTTGTTAATGAACTGATATACACATTATAAATAAGAGTTCATAACTGGGTGTGTATACAACAATTTTCTATTATTTCACCATTGTTTAAATGTTTCACCAATGTAATAGGCTTCCCTCTTCGATCAAAAACTTACGCATCGACTGATATTGGTGAATGATTCATAGAAACTGAGTAACTATAAATATGTATGCCGACTGTTACTGGTTACCGGTGTGCgagtgagttttttttttcctatcgcgatgaatgactaaatttttatttattataattttcgcaagtttaacccaaaccaatccgacccaacccgaattaattgggttgggtagGGTTGGGTTAGATAAAAAATTTTCAGTTAACGGgttaagtttttattaacccgaactaattgggttgggtcgtttttttccaaaaacccgcccaacccaacccaattaattcgggttgggtcggattggtttgggttaaacttgcgaaaattataataaataaaaatttactccTCCACACCCTCATCCATTTGAGTTATTATTATATCTAATTGATCTGAGATGGGAAGGATTTTCATCAAATTTCAGATCATTTACAAATTTAGCTCATGTCATTTGCTAATATGATCAGCAAATATGGCTAGTATGACATTATTTTAGCAACTCTGGAGAAATTACAGATATATAAGAGCCAACCATGACAGACATcattaactaaaaaataaatatacacaaaaCACTGGTCAAATTACAATGGGAGTTGTACCTTACTAAGATAGCTTAGGTACATTGGATTTAACTTGTGGCGCAGGAGTTCTATGATAAAACTGGTGGCATTCTATATTTGCATAAGATGACGATGAAAAGTCCGTATTGTCGTACCTTTTCACAGATACGAGGAGGCAGCGGCAATAACACCTGGTGCACTTTCACCTTTTCAAGGGATGACGATAATATATGAGGGCATTTCGACCATTTAAGACTAGAGAAACTGAAACATATATGTGACGTGTAGTAAATACACACATGAATGAACTAAACAATCATAATCACATGTCTAACGTCACGCTCTACTAATTTTTAGCAGCTTAAGCAGATCAAAACCAGGCGGCTAGCGAGCAAATACAAAGGCTTCGGGTAAATTTGTCGGGCTGTGTCCAAGTGAGGACGATGCAACTTGGGAAACTTATAAACAAACAATCTAATTTCCTCATAAAACTTGACATACAGTCTTTCAATTGAATCTAGATTTAAACATAATATGGCACATCCtacttttcaaaatattttacaaaatctaaTATCATTATATTCCATGTTGGTTCCAAAACATTCCAGGGTTGACAGATATAACCTTCAGTAATGACAACGCTTACTTTCTGTTAGCTCCCGTCAGCTGCATTGTACATGTATGACAATTGACAAACATGGTTTCAACACTAAATCTAAGACCACTGTTTAAAACACGGACATGGTCACTCGGGGCATGCCAAATTGTTAAACTCAAACACCTTTGAAGTTTAAACATACTTGGCTCACCAGTCCTTGCACGTGTTATCAGCACCTGCACATAAAAAATAAGTGTTATTAGTCCTCCATAAAAAACAAtgtaaaatgaaaagaattgcatgatatatatgtgtgatgtatgtatgtatgtgtgtgtgtgtgtgtgttaactTGTTTATGCtttaattaccaaaaaatatatcaataatGCTTTACAATCATATAGTATTCACTTCTAAGACATTTCAGTATGGAAACTGAATCATGAGAATATGAATATCATAAATGCAGAGCCATACTCATAGTTACAAGGAAACGGGTAAGCTACCACGTACCGCGATCCAAATCGTTCGTACCCGAAACGCAAACGGAAACGTTCGGGGTCGCGACATAGATCGCCGGAAGTGACGACCCGTAAGAACACACTTCATTCTTCAACTGAACAATAATTCCATGTTTATGTCATATGATAAGTagtttattttatcaataaatgtgtacttttatttgttattcaacatctttttctttaaaaaaagttataaatgtataaattatcaactaaaattgtatattataatggaatttatatatatatttatagaattCTTTTAAAAAGGACCAGTTGTACCCATACGTTCCATCGTACCCCTACGTTCCATCGTACCGGATTCACTAAAACTAATGTTCCGCGTACCCGATTTCGTTCCCCGTTTCGAATCGAACCAAGTCTTATGTAACTATGGCCATACTCGAATGAGAAGACACACTTCGACACTTATATTACAAGTAACCTAGGAGAGCACCAACTATGTATACTTGTTAAGATGTTTTATATAATCTTGTGCTCTGTACACAAGACATTTTCAGAACTAACTTGAAAAAGGGAACCCTTACTGAAGGAACTAGGCTCAACCATCTAGCTGATTATCCTAAAATAGCATTTGCTAAACTTATATGAATaccattttatatttaaaaaaaaataagcatCTAAAAAACAGTGAACCAAAGAGTATAtaaggaaattaaaaaaaaatcatctacAAATTTCTGTTAGTTCTAAGCTTATAGTcttacttaaaaataaaaaatacatctCTCATACAGCATGTAGAGCAAGGATTTGCCCCTGATAAATCCTCTATTCAAGAATAGCAAAGTAACCACATTaagcattaaaaaaaaaaaaggcttcACCATTTTTTCTAGGTTTTTTAGCATGCAACCGGCGGTAAAATTAAGGCTCAACTGTTTATAGTACAAAAAAAACTGCACTACTGATTGTATTACTAACAGTGGCCATGTAATTCCTTCTTTAGCATTCAACTACCAAATAAACATTTGGCTTCCAGTCTCAAGCTTCCAACTAAATGGTTTCACGAAAAACATAGCCATTGGGAAGATATTTTAAACAGTATGAAGGATCCTTAAGAGGACCCAATTTCTTTCGTTGTTGACATGGGAATGAATGAAAAAAGGTATAGTATATTATATCATTCGATCAATGGAGCAGGAATCAGAAAAGCCTCACATGCCAAGAAATGTATAAGCACCCATATGTTATTCTGAAAGACTGAAATGTTGTTAAAACTGGAAATATAAACAAGTCACTTGttgtattaaaaatatcaagaaaACATTTAAGGACGTTAAGATACTATTCACCTAGAATAGTGAAGAGAGGAAACCATGAGTAAACACAAAGAGCTATAAATCACGAGTGCGGGTGCAGGGATACAAAAATTCGGCCAAAAAAAATGGggattaatcaaattaaaaatatatatcagatttttaattaattaacaacaTAAAGGAGTAACATTCAGACTGaacaaaatacataaattcaTCATCATATAAAAGACACAATATCCAATACTCATTTATtgaatacataaata
Coding sequences:
- the LOC108221538 gene encoding probable protein phosphatase 2C 4 codes for the protein MGNRVGKLGRCFAGDVSGRHRDVYIHPTQPLDVDLGHSFCYIKPGSSNVYSDQLSLVQFQTISGACISANSYTPLTTTLSDPFSCTSTAIFDKASSFESSRSFASIPLQPVFNNSSAVLGSGPIERGFLSGSIERNFSERNQASTDHLTRSKPKCIMKSLKKAMSKSSILSGGKRVISCSGIGSTSSDFSGNEVTVVDDEEGADGFQDQKVEWAHGKAGEDRVHVVVSEENGWVFVGIYDGFNGPDATEFLLGNLYSNVYKELKGLLWNEKSESTAEGACINSNKASSGFAKYGSKSVKHSDVLKALSQALRKTEESFLEITDMMVKDNPEVALMGSCVLVMLMKGDDVYLMNVGDSRAVLGQKLHLERIDEKKSTDLEIFKFDAFSSVSSLAALQLTFDHCTSVQEEVKRIKREHRDDSSAIVKNRVKGSLNVTRAFGAGFLKQPKWNNALLEMFRIDYVGNSPYLSCSPSLRYHKLGPKDRFLILSSDGLYQYFTNEQAVAQVEVFMSLFPEGDPAQHLVEEVLIRAAKKAGLRFNELLNILQEDRRKYHDDVSVIVISFEGRIWRSAV